The following coding sequences lie in one Actinomycetota bacterium genomic window:
- a CDS encoding NifU family protein, translating to MREKVEEALTKIRPSLQADGGDVELCEVTEDGVVKVKLTGACFGCPMAEMTLKMGIERTLKQLVPEVKKVETV from the coding sequence ATGAGAGAAAAAGTTGAAGAGGCGTTGACCAAGATCAGACCGTCATTGCAGGCGGACGGGGGAGATGTAGAATTATGTGAAGTTACCGAAGATGGTGTGGTGAAGGTGAAGCTCACCGGGGCTTGCTTTGGTTGCCCCATGGCTGAGATGACTTTAAAGATGGGAATCGAAAGAACCTTAAAACAACTGGTTCCTGAGGTAAAAAAGGTGGAAACAGTATAA